Proteins from one Chanodichthys erythropterus isolate Z2021 chromosome 15, ASM2448905v1, whole genome shotgun sequence genomic window:
- the jazf1a gene encoding juxtaposed with another zinc finger protein 1a, producing the protein MTGVAAASFFSNVCRFGGCGLHFESLGELIVHIEDNHIDTDPRVLERQELQQPTYVALSYINRFMTEAARREQETQKKKVQPKIAISVTGGVSRNSTATPPRHSNGSLTPPVTPPITPSSSFRSSTPTGSECDEEEVEYEDSDSDESWTTESAISSESILSSMCMNGGDEKPFACPVPGCKKRYKNVNGIKYHAKNGHRTQIRVRKPFKCRCGKSYKTSQGLRHHTINFHPPL; encoded by the exons ATGACGGGCGTCGCGGCTGCCTCCTTCTTCTCCAACGTTTGCCGGTTTGGCGGATGCGGGCTGCACTTCGAGTCCCTGGGCGAGCTCATCGTTCACATCGAAGATAACCACATCG ATACAGATCCCAGAGTTTTGGAGAGGCAGGAGCTGCAGCAGCCCACGTACGTTGCTCTGAGCTACATTAATAG attcATGACTGAAGCAGCACGCAGAGAGCAAGAAACTCAGAAGAAGAAGGTCcaacccaaaattgctatatcAGTCACCGGAGGTGTATCACGTAACAGTACAGCCACGCCTCCACGGCATAGCAACGGCAGCCTAACTCCGCCCGTCACCCCTCCTATCACACCCTCATCCTCGTTCCGCAGCAGCACACCCACAG GCAGTGAGTGTGATGAGGAGGAAGTGGAGTATGAAGACTCTGACAGCGACGAGTCCTGGACTACAGAAAGTGCCATCAGCTCAGAGTCCATCCTCAGCTCCATGTGCATGAATGGAGGTGATGAGAAACCCTTCGCATGCCCTGTTCCAGGATGCAAGAAGAGATACAAG AATGTGAATGGTATTAAGTACCATGCTAAAAACGGACACAGGACGCAGATCCGTGTGAGAAAGCCCTTCAAGTGTCGCTGTGGGAAAAGCTATAAAACCTCTCAAGGCCTTAGACATCACACCATCAACTTCCACCCACCCCTGTGA